In Caldisericota bacterium, the DNA window AGTTTACATTAAATAGTTTTAGAAGTCAATAAAGCTTAATTCCTAAAGAGACACAGAAATTAAATTAGGCCAGACTTCTATATTGCTGTAAAACTATACCAATAACAATAAAAATTAATCCTATTATTGTTGAAAATAATATTGTTTCACCAACTAAAAAATGAACCCATATTAAGGAGAGAAAAGGAACCAAATAGATAAAATTGCTAATTTTGGCAGTTGTTTTAGATAATTTTAATGCTTTCGACCATAACACAAAAGTAATTCCCATTTCAAACAAACCAACATAGATTGCTCCCAGAAACCCTTTGATGTCGGGTATAATTCTTTTAGAAAAAAACAGAAACACAATAAGTAAATAAATAAAGCCAAATATAAAATTGAGTAACAACTTAGCAATATCATCACGCTTATCACGTGTATTATAAATCCAAAATAAAGCCCAAACTACCGCACTACCCAAAGCCAGTAATGCGCCATTTAAATTGGCAAACCTGAACCCTAAAATATTTCCTTGCACAGAAATTACAAGAACACCGAGAAAACTAATACTGATAGCAAAAAAACTTTTGAGTCCTACTTTTTGTCCAAGTAAAGGAATCGATAATAAAACAAGCATTATCGGCCAGGTATAATTCAATGGCTGCGCTTCTTGTGCAGGAAGCAGAGAATAAGCCTTAAATAAAATAATGTAATACAAAAAAGGATTCAAAAATCCAAACAATGCAGAATGTAAATAATCTTTCTGTGAATAACTTTTAAGTAAATACAATTTATTTTGAATCAATAAAACAACAAATAGAAATATTATTGAAGCAATAGAAGCATAAAAAAGCAGCTGAAGAAAGTCTAAATATCGCAACGAAATTTTAAAAGCAGAGGCAACAGTTGACCATAGTAATACAGCAATTATTGCATAAGTATAAGATTGCTTCTGCTTTTTCATATCAAACAATAGCAATATAATATGCGGGATTAGTAAACATTACATCCACAAATCAAAAACCTTTAGCATTATGCTTAATCAAACAATCTCAACAAGTTGGATATCAAAAAATAAATCTTTGCCTGCCAAAAAATGATTGGCATCCAATGTTACAGTTAGCTCGGAAACATTAGTTACTCTGCCAATAAACTTCTGTCCATTGCTCCCGATTAATTCCAATTGCTGGTCAATTGCAGGGTTTAAATTTTCAGGTATATTATCTTTTTTTATCTCTATGACCAATTCTTTACGATAAAGACCATAGGCCTCGCTTGCAGGAATTTTAATGCTTTTTGATTCACCAATACTCATCCCTATCACTGCCTTCTCAAATCCTGGAATTACCATACCCTTTCCTATTGAAAATTGTAATGGCGCTTTATTAACTGATGTATCAAATGTCGTTCCATCCACAAACTTCCCCGTATATTGAACTTTAACAGTATCTCCATTTTTTGCCTGTGACATTAATTCCTCCTTTCATTCTATCTACTGTTTAAAAAAATATTAGACTTATTATACACACATTATTAATAATCGCCATAACCTTCTGCATACCAATATTGCATTGCTCCGCTATTTTTTACGGATTCACTTGCAATTTTATAACTTGCAAATAATGTCTTTTTCAAATAAAAGTGATTATAATAAAGTAAAATCCAGAAGGTTGCAGCATCTACATAAGTTATCTCTCGTTGAGGCGCAATAAGAATATCTGGTTTTGCGTTTGCCCAAAAAGTCTCTACAAAGCTCTTTTTTCCTAAAGAACATGCTGAGATAAAACATATTCTATCCTTAAAACCACTTGTCTCGTCAAATTCATCCGTAGTTATGAGTCCGTTTGGAGTTTCCAGATAACACTCTCCGTATTCATCACACACTCCATGGCTAGAAATGTGAATATATTTATATTTATTGAACTTTAACCTTTCAATTAAATCAGTTTTTGATTTTATTCTTTCAAGATTTACCTTATCCTCATATATTAATTGCATAAACTCGTTCAATATCACACCTTCATTCCTGGCATCTTTAATCGGAATACACTCCAAAATTAGTACTTTTTTGTTTAATGCCATGAAGTCACCTCCTCATAAAACAAGTCTCAACCTATTCATCAATTGAATTTTCTACTGGCAAATCAACATCTTCCTCTGGTTTTTCCAACCCAAGTGTACTGTCCAGCTGTCGTTTATAACGTTCGATATGATTACTTCCTACACGATAAGCTGAGAGAGCTTTATCAATTTGCTTCCCAATCTCTTCATATTTTTTGTAAAATTGCTCAAAAGATTTACTAAGAGAGGCAAGTCTATCCTGTAATTGTTTTGCCCCTTTAACAACCTCCAAATTATGGATACCAATAACTATTACTTGCAGAAAAGCATAAAACGTATTGGGGCTAACTGGAATAACTTTGTTTTCCTGAGAGTATTCATATATTGTAGATGGCTGACTCAAATAATTTTTCTGTGCTATGGTTTCATAATAAATTGCTTCGGAAGGAATAAACATAAGAGCAAAATCGGAAGTCCCTTTTTCCGGCTTTACATACTTATTTTTAATGCTCTTTATTTGTATTTTTACGGCATTCTCATAATTCTTCCAATGCACTGCTTTTTCCTCTTTAGATTGTGCTTCAAGATACTTCAAATAAT includes these proteins:
- a CDS encoding DMT family transporter translates to MKKQKQSYTYAIIAVLLWSTVASAFKISLRYLDFLQLLFYASIASIIFLFVVLLIQNKLYLLKSYSQKDYLHSALFGFLNPFLYYIILFKAYSLLPAQEAQPLNYTWPIMLVLLSIPLLGQKVGLKSFFAISISFLGVLVISVQGNILGFRFANLNGALLALGSAVVWALFWIYNTRDKRDDIAKLLLNFIFGFIYLLIVFLFFSKRIIPDIKGFLGAIYVGLFEMGITFVLWSKALKLSKTTAKISNFIYLVPFLSLIWVHFLVGETILFSTIIGLIFIVIGIVLQQYRSLA
- a CDS encoding peptidylprolyl isomerase is translated as MSQAKNGDTVKVQYTGKFVDGTTFDTSVNKAPLQFSIGKGMVIPGFEKAVIGMSIGESKSIKIPASEAYGLYRKELVIEIKKDNIPENLNPAIDQQLELIGSNGQKFIGRVTNVSELTVTLDANHFLAGKDLFFDIQLVEIV
- a CDS encoding DNA recombination protein RmuC; the protein is MVLSGIEIYILAALLALIILVLILLVRNRATDLPAKLDSSIKSQFLTFQTDIHKELGMAREAVANSNNLISEHTVKTIDTIRDMGTTMHKLIQQQEEAQRLGQSLKDILQAPKLRGNYGEVILEEMLDRVLPKGIWERQYLIEGREQVDAIVKIKDIIIPIDAKFPRDDYLKYLEAQSKEEKAVHWKNYENAVKIQIKSIKNKYVKPEKGTSDFALMFIPSEAIYYETIAQKNYLSQPSTIYEYSQENKVIPVSPNTFYAFLQVIVIGIHNLEVVKGAKQLQDRLASLSKSFEQFYKKYEEIGKQIDKALSAYRVGSNHIERYKRQLDSTLGLEKPEEDVDLPVENSIDE